One segment of Danio aesculapii chromosome 3, fDanAes4.1, whole genome shotgun sequence DNA contains the following:
- the LOC130220514 gene encoding immunoglobulin alpha-2 heavy chain-like, with protein sequence MSQTLLLLFAFFPYVSGISLTSSPAQTKAPGQSVRLSCQISGYALTDWGTAWIRHPPGKAMEWIGIIWGGGSIDSGNSFKSRFTISRDTGRNELYLDISSLQTEDTAVYYCARQPQWLSISGDEIRLDQSPAVTKSPRETVKISCKISGFIMTSSYMHWIRQKPGKALEWIGKVNTGSSSSSDYLIYADSIKNHFTMSEDVSQSTQYLEAKSLREEHTAIYYCAREPGHSDSI encoded by the exons ATGAGTCAAACTCTTCTCCTTTTATTTGCCTTTTTTCCAT ATGTTTCTGGCATCTCCCTGACCTCGTCTCCTGCACAGACTAAAGCTCCTGGTCAGTCGGTCAGGTTGTCCTGTCAGATTTCTGGATACGCTCTTACAGACTGGGGCACAGCTTGGATCAGACATCCTCCTGGAAAAGCCATGGAGTGGATCGGGATCATATGGGGTGGTGGATCAATAGACTCTGGGAACTCCTTCAAGAGTCGCTTTACCATTTCCAGAGACACAGGCAGAAATGAGCTGTACTTAGACATCAGCAGCCTGCAAACTGAGGACACAGCTGTGTATTACTGCGCAAGACAGCCACAGTGGCTCA GTATCAGTGGTGATGAAATTCGATTAGATCAGTCACCTGCTGTGACAAAGAGTCCCAGAGAAACAGTGAAGATCTCCTGTAAAATATCTGGGTTTATAATGACAAGCTCCTACATGCACTGGATACGGCAGAAGCCTGGAAAAGCTCTGGAGTGGATTGGGAAAGTTAATACTGGCAGCAGTTCTAGCTCTGATTATCTTATCTATGCAGACTCTATAAAAAACCACTTCACGATGAGTGAGGACGTTTCTCAAAGTACACAGTATCTTGAAGCCAAGAGTCTGAGAGAAGAGCACACTGCTATTTATTACTGTGCTCGAGAACCAGGGCACAGCGACTCCATCTAA